Part of the Streptomyces sp. RFCAC02 genome is shown below.
TGCCGTCCCACGAAAAAACCCCTCACACAGGAGGGGTCCGCCGTGCTGACTGACGTCACTCGCCGTCGTTCAGCACGGCCGTGGAAGCAGAAGGCGTACGGCACGCATGGCGCCAGGGTACCGCACGCCGGAAAGCGCCCGCCCGGCGGTTTCAGCCCGCGGGACCGGCCCGGAAGGACCGCCGCAGGTGCCCCAGCAGGGCGCGCAGCGCGGGCGTCCCGGCCGTGCGCCACACGAGGCAGAGCAGCCCGGGACGCTCCGCGTCGTCGATGGGGAGGGCGACCAGCCGGTCCCCGTACGCGGCGGTCATGGACGCGCTCAGCACCCCGGCGCCCAGGCCCCGGGCGGCCAGGTCGGCGATGGCGTCGGCGGCGCTGGCCTCCAGCGCGATCACGGGCCGCACGTCCGCCGCCGCGCACGCCGCGTCGAACACCGCCCGCAGCCCGGTGCCGCGCGGCATGCACACCACCGGGTGGGCCGCGAGCGCCCGCAGCGTGACGGTCGGCCCGGCGGCAAGCGGATGCCCCGGCGGCACGGCGACGACGAGCCGCTCCCGTACGACCGTCAGCGACTCGACGCCGTCCGGCGGCGTGTGCGCGGCGCCGATGAGGGCCAGGTCGAGGCCGCCCGAGCGCACGGCGTCGGTGAGCCGGTCGGACGCCCCCTCGGTCAGGGACAGCTCCACGCCGGGGTGGGCGGCGTGGAAGGCGGCCAGCGCGTCGAACAGCGGCGTGATCGCGCAGCCGACGACCATCCCGACCGTGAGCCGGCCCCGGATGACGTCCGCCACCTCCCCCACGGCCTGCCGCAGGGCACCGGCCGCCGCGAGCGCGGCGCGGGCGTGCTCCAGCGCGGCCTTCCCGGCGACGGTGAGCGTCACCTCGCGCGCCGACCGGTCGAACAGCTCGGCGCCCAACTCCCGCTCCAGGTGCCGTACACGCGCGCTGACCCCGGACTGGCTGATGTGGACGCGTTCGGCGGCCCGCGTGAAGTTCCGCTCCTCGGCGACCGCGACGAAGTATTCGAGCTGACGCAGATCCATGAGCGCTGATTCTAGTGACCAGCAGAACCATCTGTTGGACTTCTCACTTCCCCGCCGGAAGGCTGTCGTGCATGAGCGAGACATACGAGAAGGCCATGCGCCCGGAGGACATCACCCGTCTCTTCGTGGAGCGGTCCAACGCGGGCGACACCGACGGGGTCGCCGCCCTGTACGAGGAGGACGCCGTCATCGCCTACCCGCCCGGCAGCACCACGGTCGGCCGGGACGCGATCCGGGAGCTGTGGGCGAAGGTCCTGTCCAACCGGCCGCACTTCGAGCCCGAGCCGCCGCTGCCGACCCTGATCAGCGGCGACCTGGCACTCACGAGCACCCCGCCGAAGGACGGCACGGGCGCCCGCGCCCAGGTGGCGCGCCGCCAGCCGGACGGGAGCTGGCTGCGCGTGCTGGACCAGCCGGAGTTCACGCGCCCGGCTTCCTGACGGGGGCGGTTTCGTGCTCGACGGCGTGGGCGACGGTGCGGGCGATGTGCAGCATCAGGCCGGTCCACGCCGCGAGCGCGCCGCCCGTCAGCGCGAGGACGGTCCAGGCGGCGGTCACCGCCCGTTCTCCGGGACGATGTCGCGGACGGCAGCCCTGAGCACGTCCACGGCGTCCTCGGCGATGGCGCGTGCCGCGTCCCGTTCCAGGTCGGGCGTCGTCCGCGCGGAGCCGATCGCGGCGGCGGGCCACAGCCGGTCGATGACCGGCCGGAGGTCGGCGAGATGGTCGTCATCGAGGTCGGCGAGCCGGCGGACGAGGTCCGTCGGCACGACCTCGGGCCAGTAGTGCAGGCCGCCCGCGCTCGTGCCGGGGTGGGCGATGAACGGGACGAGCCGCTGTTCGACCAGGCACGGACGGCACGTCTGGAACCCGCGCCCGGGACCGGCCGCAGCCTCCCCGGCCGCGACGGTCGTGAGCGGGCCTTCCACCGTCTCGCAGTACATGCACAGCGGCCCCGGCGCGGCATCGACGGCGGCCCTCAGTTCATCCACGGCCGCCGTGATCCCGTACCCGGCCGCCGCGCGGACGGCCTTGAACAGGCGCGTCACCACCGGCTGCAGCGCGACGCCCGGCGCGAGGTCGGCGAGCCGTTCCACCAGGTCGTCGGGCACGTCGGCCGGCCACTGGTGCGGCTCGCCCCAGCTCGTCACCGGGTGGTGCACGACGGGGATCAGACGACAGGAGAGCAGGCACGGACGGCACGCGTGCTGCGACCATCCGGCTCCGGTCCCGGCGGTCATGAGCGAGATCGCCGTCAACGCCGGTCCGTCGGCGCCACAGTGCCCGCACCGGGGGTCGAGGCTCACGACGCCTCCCCCGGCTCGGCCTTTTCCCCGGCGGGCGGGGGTACGCGGGTGGTCATCGGTTCCTCCTGGAACGAACGTTCTGGTCCCGCGCGGCCGGGCATGGGGGAACACGACCGCGCGGGGGTCCTGTGGATGCGGCCCTGACGCTTCGGCCGCCTGCGGTGGGGGGTGAAGGCCCGTCCCCGGGAGGGCATTCGGACCGGGGACGGGCCACCCCGCCCGGCCCGGTTCCACGGCCGCCCCGAGCAAGAGGACGGGCGGACCGGACGGGGGTCCATCGGCCGCGCTGACCAGCGCGGAAGCCGCGAGTCTGGAGCGGCAGTCTCAGAGGTCGTCGTACCTGTCCCCGAGATGCGCACGAATCGCGGCGGACAACCGATCACACTCGGCATGCAACTCCGCGAGCGGCGGCAGGCGAGGCGCGGCCTCCGGCGGCTCGGGGGGCGGAGACTCTTCGGGGGGTGGTTCGCTCATGGCTCACTCCACTGGCGGTAGGACCGGACGTAACCGGATCGGCACTCCCGGCGACAAATCCAGCTTGACCGCGCTGCCGAGCGTCGTGCAACACTCCAGCCAATGAATTCCCCGCATGGGTCCCCAACTCATTGACGTGTGTTGCGGATCGGGGAATTCGGGTCCTACATGTGAAGGCGCGGAAGTATTCCGTAATCGATGGAGGAGGGGAGGCGTGATGGCTGATGGCGTGACGGGCTCGACGGTCCCGAGACGGCAGTTGGGCCGGTATCTACGGGATCTGCGGCTCCGCGCGGGCGTCACGGTGCGCGCCGCGTCCAGGGAACTGGAGTGGTCCGAGCAGAAGATCTGGCGCATCGAGACGGGCCAGGTCGCCATGCGGGCACTGGACGTCCGTGCGATGTGTGAAACCTACGGCGCCGATGACGAGATGACCGACGCGCTCATGGCCCTGGCGCGCGAGACGAAGGCCCGCGGCTGGTGGCACGCCTACGGCGACACGCTGCCCGAGTGGTTCGACCTCTACATCGGGCTGGAGGAATCGGCATCCGAACTCGACTGGTTCGAGACTCATCTCATCCCAGGTCTTCTCCAAACCGCTCACTACACGAACGAGATCATCCGCACTCACCGGCCCGATCTCTCGGACCACGAAGTTGAGCGGCGCGTACAATTGCGTATGGACCGGCAGGCGATCCTGACACGCCCGGTCGCATCGCCCAAGCTGCGGATCGCGCTTGGCGAGGCCGTGCTACGTCAGTTGGTGGGCACTCCGCAGGTGATGGCGACCCAGCTCGCGCATGTGGCATACGTCGTGGCGAACCGGAACATCCAGCTCCGCGTTGTGCCGTTCCACACGCCGACCATGGGTACTGTCGCCGGCTCCTTCACCGTTCTCCGCTTCCCCGAAGGGCGGATGGCCGAACCTCCGATCGCCTACGTCGAAGGCTTCACGGGCGGGCTGTACCTCGACAAGCCTGACGAGGTCGAGCAATACGACGCTGCGTTCGAGAGAATCTGGGATGCAGCACTGGACGACCAGGCATCGCACCGTCTGATCGCAGAGACAGCGAGGAGCTATGAACAACAGTAAGGACGACACCCGGTGGCGTGTGTCGAGCTACAGCAATGGTGACGGACAGTGCGTCGAGACGGCGGTCAGCGCCGACGTGGTAGGCGCGCGCGACACCAAGGACCTGGGACACGGCCCCGAACTGTGGGTCTCCTCCGACACCTGGCGCGCGTTCGTCCACGCCGCCACGACCAGCGGTCTCACACGTTGATACTCACGCGCACGCGGTAGTTCCACGAGTAGCAGCAGGCGGCTCGGGGCATCTCGCACTCAGCACCGAGTGAGGACACGTCCGCACTAACAATCACGAAGGCGGCGAAGTCGCATGACGAGCACGGCCCGCTGGGCAAAGTCGAGCTACAGCAGCAACCACGAGGCATGCGTCGAAGTGGCCCGAGTCCCGGGTGCGGCAGGGATGCGTGACACCAAGGCTCTGGGTACTGGCCCCGAACTGTGGGTCTCCTCCGACACCTGGCGCGCGTTCGTCCACGTCACCGTGGCCAACGGCTTCACGCGCTGACCCCCCGCACACACACGGCCCCCGCACCGGCTCACTGCCACGCGGGGGCCGCCGTGCTGTCAGCACACGGTCAACGCATACGCCCGCCCGCCTTGAACCCTCACGCATAGGCCCTCGCCAAGAGGGTTCCTGCGTCCTTCTCTTCCGGAGGAGAGATGACCTCGGTTTTGATATCCGAGTACCCCGAAGAGGCCAGAAGGGCCGACCACTCCTCTGGGGTGTAGTCCCACCTGGTCACTGCCTTGGCTTCCCTCAGAGCCCCCACCGGCTGAGTGCCGGCTGTAGGGGGCTTGTGAGAGAAGGCCAGTACGCCACCAGCGGAAAGCCTCTTCCGTACCAGGGGGAGAAGCTGTTCAGGGTCCGTGAACCAGACAGGCCCGAAGATGGACAGGACCACATCGAAGGTGCCGTCTGTACGGTTCAGGTAGTCGGTCACCTCGGCCGTGTGAAAGGTGAGGCCGGGCAGGTGCCCCCATCGGGTCACGGCCTTCTCGTGCTGGCTCGGAGCGATATCGACCCCGGTGCAGGTTGCCCCAAGGGTGGACAGGTGGGCCAGGTTGCAGCCCGTACCGCAGCCCAGTTCCAGAACGGTACAACCCCGGAGGTTTCCGAGGATCGATTCATCGGGGCCGTGGTCGGGGTACTGGGTCCAGTTCAACCACGTGCGAGCACCAGCGGAGTTCACCTCTCGCCGGGGTGTCCGCCCCTGGGCGTATCGCTCCCAGGCGTCAACGACCTCCATACGGAACCTCTCCTCATGGGGACGACTCCCCCCGTCGCCGGGGGGAGTCGCCACTGTCAGCGCTGTGCTACTTTTTCCCGCCGTTGGGGCTGTCCGTGCACCCGGCATGGCACTGGGAGCACTCGGCCGCGTCCTTCATGCCCCACAGCTCCGTGTCGATCTCGAAGCCGGAAGCCTGGATGGCCTTGACCGCGTCCCGCAGCGCGGTGGGCTCCTCGGCTCCCTCCCCCGGCAGGTGCGGGACGTGGTGGATGTAACGTCCCGCGTGCTGGTCGCAGAACGCCATGTAGTTGATCGAGTCGAGCACGAACGAGTGGACGCCCAGGTCCACGGCCTGAGAGGGCCCCATGCGGACCTCGGGGCACTCGGCGGAGGTCACCAGGTAGGCGACGGTCTGCCCGAAGATGCGCTCTGCCAGATCACGCCCCGTGGCGTGGTCCCGCATGATGAGTCGGACTTCCCGGTCCCACACCTGAGCGGGGACGCAGGACCGGGGGTCTCGGACCTGTACTGCTGTTGCCATCAGTGGTTCCCTTCACGTGGTCGTGCTCGGGTGATGGAACCCACCCCGGCCATTCGTACGTGCCTGAATGACCAGGGTGTGGGTCTCGATAGGTGATGTTCTCCAAGTCTTTGGCGGCAAGGGTGATTCATGCATGTACTGGACTGAAGATCATGGATGAGCTATACGCGGTAGCGGACCGCCCACTCACCAAGTTTTTCCCTGGCAGCCTCACCGAAGAGGGCCAGCCCCTCGTAAGCCGCGAACTCGTCCAGGTAACTGCGAACGTCTCTGGGATCGCGGAACACCATCACCCCGGCGGACAGTTCGGCCGTCGCTATCCGCTCGTCGTAGACCGTGAAGGTGTTCAGCGGGTTACCCGGCATCCTGGTCTCAATGGGAAGGACACCCAGGCGCACGTTCACCAGGTGGGTGAGGGAGGCCAGTCGGTCGATCTGCACGGCCATGGCCTCACGCGCCACGAACGGGGACCTCACGGCCTGTTCCGTGAGGATGAACGTAAAGCGTTTGGGCCTGTCGTAGAGGACTTCCTGTCGCTCCAGCTTCCGAGCCACGGTCCTGCCGTGGTCACCGGGAACGTGAGCCAGACTGGCTCGGATGTACTCCGGTGTGGAGAGGAGCCCCGTGATCATCGAGAGAAGGAAGTAGCGGAACTCCGTTGAGGATTGTTCGAGCCCCGCCAGCTCAAGCTGCTTTTTGTCGAGGCCCTTCCTGCGAAGGCTCCTGGCGTCCTGCCACTGGGTGTTGGTGATCCGGGTGAGCGCCATGACTTCCGCAACCAATGCGGGCGGCGCGTCCAATGCCCTGAGAATCTGGTCAACATCCACAAGGGATGGTCGCACCTTTCCGTTCTCAATCCTGCTGACTTTGGACTGAGACATGTTGCAACGCTTGGCCAGCCTTTCCCCTGACAGCTTGGCCGTCTCGCGTAGGGTCTTGAGCAGGACAGCCAGCTCGTGTGCCGACTGCCCCATCTGCTCTGGTTCGAATGTCACCCCTTCATGTACTCCAGAAAGGGAACGGACTCGGCTTGGGCGATCCGCTGATATTTGATGAACTGAGCAGGGTCGCCGTCGTAGAGTTCCCGGCCGATCTGCTTACCGTCCGGCTCGTAGTGCATGAGAACGACAGTGGACTGATCGAACATCCAGAAGTCCTGGACATTCGGCAAGGGGTTCTCGCGCCCTGTGATGT
Proteins encoded:
- a CDS encoding helix-turn-helix transcriptional regulator — translated: MADGVTGSTVPRRQLGRYLRDLRLRAGVTVRAASRELEWSEQKIWRIETGQVAMRALDVRAMCETYGADDEMTDALMALARETKARGWWHAYGDTLPEWFDLYIGLEESASELDWFETHLIPGLLQTAHYTNEIIRTHRPDLSDHEVERRVQLRMDRQAILTRPVASPKLRIALGEAVLRQLVGTPQVMATQLAHVAYVVANRNIQLRVVPFHTPTMGTVAGSFTVLRFPEGRMAEPPIAYVEGFTGGLYLDKPDEVEQYDAAFERIWDAALDDQASHRLIAETARSYEQQ
- a CDS encoding DUF397 domain-containing protein produces the protein MTSTARWAKSSYSSNHEACVEVARVPGAAGMRDTKALGTGPELWVSSDTWRAFVHVTVANGFTR
- a CDS encoding helix-turn-helix transcriptional regulator; protein product: MTFEPEQMGQSAHELAVLLKTLRETAKLSGERLAKRCNMSQSKVSRIENGKVRPSLVDVDQILRALDAPPALVAEVMALTRITNTQWQDARSLRRKGLDKKQLELAGLEQSSTEFRYFLLSMITGLLSTPEYIRASLAHVPGDHGRTVARKLERQEVLYDRPKRFTFILTEQAVRSPFVAREAMAVQIDRLASLTHLVNVRLGVLPIETRMPGNPLNTFTVYDERIATAELSAGVMVFRDPRDVRSYLDEFAAYEGLALFGEAAREKLGEWAVRYRV
- a CDS encoding DUF397 domain-containing protein, which encodes MNNSKDDTRWRVSSYSNGDGQCVETAVSADVVGARDTKDLGHGPELWVSSDTWRAFVHAATTSGLTR
- a CDS encoding LysR family transcriptional regulator; this translates as MDLRQLEYFVAVAEERNFTRAAERVHISQSGVSARVRHLERELGAELFDRSAREVTLTVAGKAALEHARAALAAAGALRQAVGEVADVIRGRLTVGMVVGCAITPLFDALAAFHAAHPGVELSLTEGASDRLTDAVRSGGLDLALIGAAHTPPDGVESLTVVRERLVVAVPPGHPLAAGPTVTLRALAAHPVVCMPRGTGLRAVFDAACAAADVRPVIALEASAADAIADLAARGLGAGVLSASMTAAYGDRLVALPIDDAERPGLLCLVWRTAGTPALRALLGHLRRSFRAGPAG
- a CDS encoding class I SAM-dependent methyltransferase, which produces MEVVDAWERYAQGRTPRREVNSAGARTWLNWTQYPDHGPDESILGNLRGCTVLELGCGTGCNLAHLSTLGATCTGVDIAPSQHEKAVTRWGHLPGLTFHTAEVTDYLNRTDGTFDVVLSIFGPVWFTDPEQLLPLVRKRLSAGGVLAFSHKPPTAGTQPVGALREAKAVTRWDYTPEEWSALLASSGYSDIKTEVISPPEEKDAGTLLARAYA
- a CDS encoding nuclear transport factor 2 family protein, which encodes MSETYEKAMRPEDITRLFVERSNAGDTDGVAALYEEDAVIAYPPGSTTVGRDAIRELWAKVLSNRPHFEPEPPLPTLISGDLALTSTPPKDGTGARAQVARRQPDGSWLRVLDQPEFTRPAS